From Brassica oleracea var. oleracea cultivar TO1000 chromosome C3, BOL, whole genome shotgun sequence, a single genomic window includes:
- the LOC106330617 gene encoding uncharacterized protein LOC106330617 — translation MGRALESSVALFPLSSCCKSKYLLNLEWLVPREAFPQIGRMSSKTKNLMQAIAILKKGAYLLKYGRRGKPKFYPFRLSSDEIFLLWYCGKTEKRLKLSSVTRIIPGQRTSVFRRYPQPTKEYQSFSLIYGDRSLDLVCKDKDEAEFWITTLRALLSRNCSSSLVLHSRSRSFVPDYGGEQSSSNIRSVSSDTSCEEHAKKASGSHINTPQRLGKVFSEVLSQTAVLRALSLDELVHKPHNTSPETVENRPTNNHSPAVDTSKYTVSSALSSSSQGSTFEDLKSLCDVFVWGESIGDGLLLGCGGGAMHKSESSSSLTAETFLPKVLKSHVALDAQGISCGTNYAVLVTKQGQMYSWGEESGGRLGHGVCSYVPQPKLIDEFDGSSVELADCGEFHTCAVTSSGDLYTWGDGAHNAGLLGLGSEASHWKPVRILGQMEGINVKTISCGPWHTAFVTSEGKLFTYGDGTFGALGHGDRVSTSVPREAEALSGCRTMKIACGVWHSAAVVSVFGEAASWGKLFTWGDGEDGKLGHGDKESRLIPSCVAELDATSFQQVACGQSVTVALSASGQVYAMGVLDPGHENVVKAPSCIEGGLGKSCVQEVACGFHHIAVLNSKAEVYTWGRGSNGQLGHGDTENRRLPTLVRALKGKQVRKVVCGSNYTATICLHKPITGTDSSRCSGCRHPFNYMRKLHNCYNCGSVFCNACTSKKSLAAAMAPKTNRPYRVCDDCYIKLEGVREYLGTPANNSARFSNASLQSSINEMDDFGTTPQRQLLRVDSFDFFRQSKIPDLKTIGETSGGSHASSSSSFNLKGIRQLSRLASFDSVNQEGKQRTKHCASKSDTSSLVRHSVTCGLPFSRRGSVELFPLSIKSSPVESVGNTSDFTADITDTELLQEGTKKPNQCLNQEISVLKAQVEELTRKTKQLEAELGTTSKKLEVAVLMQRDDAEKIKTSEEIVRSLTLQLMDATKKGVDKTRRRRSSF, via the exons ATGGGGCGAGCATTGGAATCATCTGTTGCTCTCTTTCCACTTAGCTCCTGTTGCAAATCAAAGTATCTACTAAACTTGGAATGGCTTGTTCCCAGAGAAGCCTTCCCACAGATAGGGAGAATGAGCAG TAAAACAAAAAATTTGATGCAGGCGATAGCGATTCTGAAGAAAGGAGCGTATCTTTTGAAATATGGCAGGCGTGGAAAACCTAAATTCTACCCTTTTCGGCTTTCAAGT GATGAAATCTTTTTGTTATGGTACTGTGGGAAAACAGAGAAACGTCTTAAACTAAGTTCTGTGACAAGGATCATACCTGGACAGCGTACT TCAGTTTTCCGACGATACCCTCAGCCCACCAAGGAATATCAATCTTTTTCTCTTATTTATGGCGACCGTTCTCTTGATTTG GTATGCAAGGACAAGGACGAAGCTGAGTTCTGGATCACAACCCTTCGAGCTCTTCTCTCACGAAACTGCTCTTCTTCATTAGTACTTCACTCAAGAAGCCGTAGCTTTGTTCCTGACTATGGAGGAGAACAAAGTAGCTCCAATATCAGATCAGTCAGCAGTGATACAAGCTGCGAG GAACATGCAAAAAAGGCTTCAGGATCTCACATTAACACTCCACAGAGACTAGGGAAAGTTTTCTCAGAGGTGTTGTCACAAACAGCAGTACTAAGAGCACTCTCTTTGGACGAACTGGTCCATAAACCTCATAACACATCTCCCGAAACTGTAGAGAATCGACCTACTAATAATCATTCCCCTGCTGTTGATACAAGTAAATATACAGTTTCCAGCGCACTGAGCTCATCTAGTCAAGGATCTACTTTTGAGGACTTGAAGTCTCTCTGTGATGTCTTTGTCTGGGGAGAAAGTATTGGAGATGGCTTATTATTAGGATGTGGTGGTGGTGCTATGCACAAAAGTGAAAGCAGCTCTTCCCTGACGGCTGAAACCTTTTTGCCCAAAGTTCTGAAATCACACGTGGCACTTGACGCACAGGGCATTTCATGTGGCACCAATTACGCAGTGTTGGTCACAAAGCAGGGACAGATGTACAGCTGGGGAGAAGAATCTGGAGGCAGGCTAGGACATGGAGTTTGCTCCTACGTTCCGCAGCCCAAACTCATCGATGAGTTTGACGGATCATCAGTGGAGTTAGCTGACTGTGGGGAGTTTCACACCTGTGCGGTAACATCCTCAGGGGACTTATATACTTGGGGAGATGGAGCTCACAACGCTGGGCTCCTTGGACTTGGTAGTGAAGCTAGCCATTGGAAACCAGTACGAATCCTCGGCCAGATGGAGGGTATAAATGTCAAAACCATCTCTTGCGGACCTTGGCATACAGCTTTTGTGACGTCAGAAGGTAAGCTGTTCACATATGGTGATGGTACTTTTGGTGCGCTTGGGCATGGAGATCGTGTAAGCACTAGCGTACCGAGAGAAGCAGAGGCGCTAAGTGGCTGCAGAACAATGAAGATAGCTTGTGGCGTTTGGCATTCAGCTGCTGTTGTCAGTGTTTTCGGAGAGGCAGCGTCGTGGGGAAAGCTCTTTACTTGGGGTGATGGAGAGGATGGGAAACTCGGACATGGGGACAAAGAGTCTAGACTAATCCCATCTTGTGTAGCTGAGCTGGATGCAACTAGCTTTCAGCAAGTAGCTTGTGGCCAGAGCGTTACTGTTGCTCTCTCTGCTTCTGGACAAGTTTATGCAATGGGGGTTCTTGATCCGGGTCACGAAAACGTTGTGAAAGCTCCTTCATGCATTGAAGGAGGTCTAGGAAAGAGCTGCGTCCAAGAAGTGGCTTGCGGGTTTCACCATATCGCGGTTTTGAACTCGAAAGCTGAGGTTTACACTTGGGGCAGAGGATCGAACGGGCAGCTCGGCCACGGAGATACTGAGAACAGACGTTTGCCGACACTTGTGAGAGCTTTGAAAGGCAAACAAGTGAGGAAAGTGGTGTGTGGCTCTAACTACACAGCCACCATTTGTCTTCACAAACCGATCACCGGTACGGATAGTTCAAGGTGTTCTGGTTGTCGCCATCCTTTTAACTACATGAGGAAGCTACACAACTGTTACAACTGTGGGAGTGTCTTCTGTAACGCGTGCACTAGCAAAAAGTCGTTAGCAGCAGCCATGGCTCCCAAGACCAACCGGCCTTACCGCGTTTGCGATGACTGCTACATCAAACTCGAAGGAGTTCGAGAATATTTAGGAACTCCAGCCAACAACAGTGCTAGATTCTCAAACGCGAGTCTACAGTCTAGCATTAACGAGATGGACGATTTTGGTACAACACCACAGCGTCAGCTACTTAGAGTGGACTCGTTTGATTTCTTCAGACAATCCAAGATCCCTGATCTCAAAACCATAGGTGAAACTTCAGGAGGAAGTCACGCCTCTTCTTCTAGTAGTTTTAACCTAAAAGGGATACGACAACTCTCGAGACTCGCTTCTTTTGATTCTGTTAATCAAGAAGGCAAACAACGTACCAAGCATTGCGCTTCGAAATCAGACACGTCCTCTCTTGTAAGACACTCGGTGACTTGTGGTCTCCCGTTTTCGCGTAGAGGTTCTGTTGAGTTGTTTCCTTTGTCGATAAAATCGAGCCCGGTTGAATCCGTTGGGAATACTTCGGACTTCACCGCTGACATAACAGATACAGAGTTGCTGCAAGAAGGGACAAAGAAACCAAATCAGTGCCTTAACCAGGAGATATCAGTTCTCAAAGCACAG GTGGAAGAGCTTACTCGGAAAACAAAACAACTCGAAGCAGAACTTGGAACGACATCGAAGAAGCTTGAAGTTGCGGTCTTAATGCAGCGTGATGATGCAGAGAAGATCAAAACTTCAGAAGAGATAGTCAGGTCCCTAACTCTGCAG TTGATGGACGCGACCAAGAAAGGAGTAGACAAGACAAGGAGACGCCGAAGCTCGTTTTGA